One Halichoerus grypus chromosome 1, mHalGry1.hap1.1, whole genome shotgun sequence genomic region harbors:
- the RTP1 gene encoding receptor-transporting protein 1 translates to MRIFRPWRLRCPALHLPSLSSFSLRWSLPSLATDETMCKSVTTGEWKKVFYEKMEEAKPADSWDLIIDPNLKHNVLAPGWKQYLELHASGRFHCSWCWHTWQSPHVVILFHMYLDRAQRAGSVRMRVFKQLCYECGTARLDESSMLEENIESLVDNLITSLREQCYGERGGQYRIHVAGRQDTRRHRGEFCEACQEGIVHWKPSEKLLEEEATTYTFSRAPSPTKPQAEEGSGCNFCSIPWCLFWATVLLLIIYLQFSFRSSV, encoded by the exons ATGAGGATTTTTAGACCGTGGAGACTGCGCTGccctgccctgcacctgccctctctctcctcGTTCTCGCTCAGGTGGAGCTTGCCCTCTCTCGCCACTGACGAGACCATGTGTAAAAGCGTGACCACAGGTGAATGGAAGAAAGTCTTCTATGAGAAGATGGAGGAGGCCAAGCCGGCCGACAGCTGGGACCTCATCATAGATCCCAACCTCAAGCACAATGTGCTGGCCCCGGGCTGGAAGCAGTACCTGGAATTGCATGCCTCCGGCAG GTTCCACTGCTCCTGGTGCTGGCACACCTGGCAGTCGCCCCACGTGGTCATCCTCTTCCACATGTACCTGGACCGCGCCCAGCGGGCGGGCTCGGTGCGCATGCGCGTCTTCAAGCAGCTGTGCTACGAGTGCGGCACGGCGCGGCTGGATGAGTCGAGCATGCTGGAGGAGAACATCGAGAGCCTGGTGGACAACCTCATCACCAGCCTGCGGGAGCAGTGCTACGGGGAGCGCGGTGGCCAGTACCGCATCCACGTGGCCGGCCGCCAGGACACCCGGCGGCACCGCGGCGAGTTCTGCGAGGCCTGCCAGGAGGGCATCGTGCACTGGAAGCCCAGCGAGAAGTTGCTGGAGGAGGAGGCGACCACCTACACCTTCTCCCGGGCGCCCAGCCCCACCAAGCCGCAGGCCGAGGAGGGTTCTGGCTGCAACTTCTGCTCTATCCCCTGGTGCTTGTTTTGGGCCACGGTCTTGCTGCTGATCATCTACCTGCAGTTCTCCTTCCGCAGCTCTGTCTGA